The following proteins come from a genomic window of Nocardiopsis sp. YSL2:
- a CDS encoding GNAT family N-acetyltransferase, whose product MLRGSKVGLRARHAEDIPLLRTELYDDVVNGSRAESRPWRPMTPGQEDFPLAVDDTVQGLVPFSVVELDGGTLVGTANLWGIDNHSRSAHIGLGLRPSFRGRGYGSDVVAVLCHYGFVVRGLRRLQIETLADNAAMLRAAERNGFVREGVLRSSAWVLGEFLDEVLLGLLVEEWKPED is encoded by the coding sequence ATGCTGAGAGGTAGCAAGGTCGGGCTCAGGGCCCGGCACGCGGAGGACATCCCCCTCCTGCGGACCGAGCTCTACGACGACGTGGTGAACGGCTCGCGCGCCGAAAGCCGTCCGTGGCGGCCGATGACGCCCGGCCAGGAGGACTTCCCGCTCGCGGTGGACGACACGGTGCAGGGACTCGTCCCGTTCTCCGTGGTGGAACTGGACGGCGGCACGCTGGTCGGCACCGCGAACCTGTGGGGCATCGACAACCACAGCCGGTCCGCGCACATCGGGCTGGGGCTGCGGCCGTCCTTCCGCGGCAGGGGCTACGGCAGCGACGTGGTCGCGGTGCTGTGCCACTACGGCTTCGTGGTGCGCGGGCTTCGGCGGCTGCAGATCGAGACGCTGGCGGACAACGCGGCGATGCTGCGCGCCGCCGAGCGCAACGGCTTCGTCCGCGAGGGCGTGCTGCGCTCCTCGGCCTGGGTGCTGGGCGAGTTCCTGGACGAGGTGCTGCTCGGGCTCCTCGTCGAGGAGTGGAAGCCGGAGGACTAG
- a CDS encoding dioxygenase, with product MQTRPQRMPALYLSHGAPPLADDTEWTRELAAWSADLPRPRAILMVSAHWEDAPLTVGATTDAAPLTYDFWGFPQRYYAVTYAHPGAPELAQRVSALVSGPGRHVHQDPSRGLDHGAYVPLKEMYPDADVPVLQVSMPTLDPAELLDLGRRLAPLREEGVLIVGSGFTTHNLREMSPAAHGDVPAWSSEFDDWAHRTVLDHDVDALLDFEHKAPAASLAHPRSDHFAPLFVALGASLDAHDRSRSTVDGYWHGMAKRSFQFD from the coding sequence ATGCAGACGCGTCCACAGCGCATGCCGGCCCTCTACCTCAGCCACGGAGCGCCGCCGCTGGCCGACGACACCGAGTGGACCCGTGAACTCGCCGCCTGGTCCGCCGACCTCCCCCGGCCCCGCGCGATCCTCATGGTCTCCGCGCACTGGGAGGACGCCCCGCTGACCGTGGGCGCGACGACGGACGCGGCGCCGCTGACCTACGACTTCTGGGGCTTTCCGCAACGCTACTACGCGGTCACCTACGCCCACCCCGGAGCGCCGGAACTCGCCCAGCGCGTCAGCGCCCTCGTCTCCGGGCCCGGGCGACACGTCCACCAGGACCCGTCCCGCGGCCTGGACCACGGCGCGTACGTCCCGCTCAAGGAGATGTACCCGGACGCCGACGTCCCCGTCCTCCAGGTCTCCATGCCGACCCTGGACCCCGCGGAGCTGCTCGACCTGGGCCGGCGCCTGGCACCGCTGCGCGAGGAGGGCGTACTCATCGTTGGCAGCGGGTTCACCACGCACAACCTGCGCGAGATGTCGCCCGCGGCGCACGGGGACGTGCCCGCCTGGTCGTCGGAGTTCGACGACTGGGCGCACCGCACCGTGCTCGACCACGACGTGGACGCGCTCCTGGACTTCGAGCACAAGGCGCCCGCGGCGTCGCTGGCCCACCCGCGCAGCGACCACTTCGCGCCGCTGTTCGTCGCACTCGGGGCGAGCCTGGACGCGCACGACCGGTCGAGGTCCACCGTCGACGGGTACTGGCACGGCATGGCCAAGCGCTCGTTCCAGTTCGACTGA
- a CDS encoding response regulator transcription factor, translated as MRILVVEDDDRVARGLVTALRSASYDVQRVATAERALEAPPADVVLLDLGLPDLDGIDLLRRLRDRPQTAIIAVTARGEERERVRGLRAGADDYVVKPFGVAELLARIDAVLRRTRSARAEADEGEPAVSVGPLTLDVDAREARVGDRELRLTRKEFDLLVLLAQRSPAVVARDQILDQVWGASWEASSRTLDTHVASLRGKIGQDVRIRTVRGVGYVLDRA; from the coding sequence ATGCGGATACTCGTGGTCGAGGACGATGACCGGGTCGCGCGCGGGCTGGTGACCGCGTTGCGGTCGGCGTCCTACGACGTGCAGCGGGTGGCCACCGCCGAGCGGGCGCTGGAGGCTCCGCCGGCGGACGTCGTACTCCTGGACCTGGGGCTGCCCGACCTGGACGGGATCGACCTCCTGCGTCGGCTCCGCGACCGCCCCCAGACCGCCATCATCGCGGTCACCGCGCGGGGTGAGGAGCGCGAGCGGGTGCGCGGACTGCGGGCCGGCGCCGACGACTACGTCGTCAAGCCGTTCGGGGTGGCCGAACTCCTGGCTCGGATCGACGCCGTCCTGCGGCGGACGCGGTCCGCGCGGGCCGAGGCCGACGAGGGCGAACCCGCGGTGTCGGTGGGACCGCTCACCCTGGACGTCGACGCGCGCGAGGCACGGGTGGGGGACCGGGAACTCAGGCTGACCCGCAAGGAGTTCGACCTGCTGGTCCTGCTCGCCCAGCGCTCGCCCGCCGTGGTGGCGCGCGACCAGATCCTCGACCAGGTCTGGGGCGCGTCCTGGGAGGCGTCCTCGCGGACCCTCGACACGCACGTCGCCTCGCTGCGGGGCAAGATCGGCCAGGACGTGCGCATCCGGACCGTGCGCGGTGTCGGCTACGTCCTGGATCGGGCGTAA
- a CDS encoding DoxX family protein, which produces MTDRSLRISDVTALLARIVVGATFVAHGLDKAADLEGTAGFFGSVGIPFPEYSALLGTGVEIIGGALLILGLVLPAAGPVLAAQMAVAIATVHAGQPLVGGYELPLVLGAAALALGFAGGRFALDRLLPWGRTRTRPDAEAAPAGNS; this is translated from the coding sequence ATGACCGACCGGTCACTCCGGATCAGCGACGTCACGGCCCTGCTCGCCAGGATCGTCGTCGGCGCCACCTTCGTCGCCCACGGCCTGGACAAGGCCGCCGACCTGGAAGGGACCGCCGGGTTCTTCGGCTCGGTCGGGATCCCCTTCCCCGAGTACAGCGCCCTGCTCGGCACCGGGGTCGAGATCATCGGGGGTGCGCTGCTCATCCTCGGCCTCGTCCTGCCGGCGGCCGGCCCGGTGCTCGCCGCGCAGATGGCCGTCGCCATCGCGACCGTCCACGCGGGCCAGCCCCTCGTGGGCGGCTACGAGCTTCCACTGGTCCTCGGTGCCGCCGCCCTCGCCCTCGGGTTCGCGGGCGGGCGCTTCGCCCTGGACCGCCTCCTGCCCTGGGGCCGAACCCGCACCCGCCCTGACGCCGAGGCCGCGCCCGCCGGGAACTCCTGA
- a CDS encoding GntR family transcriptional regulator, which translates to MYTRPGPSSGATATSRRDRVYGLLREEVLSGRVAPHTRLGEVRLAERFGVSRTPVREALARLHSDGLVERRENGFYATVPNLPELRDLYELRVALELRGIARAIEDPSIRHDRGILVGELDRWEKLRAEPPEPDPSFVLLDEEFHAALSTASGNRALTDSLVSVNQRIRRVRMYDFLTGDRITSTIDEHIRIVEHLLADELDLAYRAMHEHVGASMAVVLERAQRALTQMALHPDTH; encoded by the coding sequence ATGTATACACGTCCCGGCCCGTCCTCCGGCGCGACGGCCACCTCCCGCCGGGACCGCGTCTACGGGCTGCTGCGGGAGGAGGTCCTCAGCGGCCGGGTCGCCCCCCACACGCGCCTGGGCGAGGTCAGGCTCGCCGAACGCTTCGGGGTCTCGCGCACGCCCGTCCGCGAGGCCCTCGCCCGCCTGCACTCCGACGGCCTCGTCGAGCGGCGCGAGAACGGCTTCTACGCCACCGTCCCCAACCTTCCCGAGCTCCGCGACCTCTACGAGCTGCGCGTGGCCCTCGAACTGCGGGGGATCGCCCGCGCCATCGAGGACCCCTCCATCCGCCACGACCGCGGGATCCTCGTCGGCGAACTCGACCGCTGGGAGAAGCTGCGCGCCGAACCCCCGGAGCCGGACCCCTCCTTCGTCCTCCTGGACGAGGAGTTCCACGCGGCCCTGTCCACCGCGTCCGGCAACCGCGCGCTGACCGACTCCCTCGTCTCCGTCAACCAGCGCATCCGGCGCGTGCGCATGTACGACTTCCTCACGGGGGACCGGATCACCTCCACCATCGACGAGCACATCCGGATCGTCGAGCACCTCCTCGCCGACGAACTCGACCTCGCCTACCGGGCCATGCACGAGCACGTCGGAGCGTCCATGGCGGTCGTCCTGGAACGCGCGCAACGCGCCCTCACCCAGATGGCCCTGCACCCCGACACCCACTGA
- a CDS encoding NADAR family protein, producing the protein MSHGTHPTDARSVSELLLARERAKFLLFWGHRPPVSGGVSASCLSQWWSAEFTVDGVTYATAEHYMMAGKARLFGDDAAAELIVAAGHPRDAKVLGRQVRDFDQEVWEAARFEIVVRANVAKFGQNPRLRDFLLGTGRRVLVEASPRDKVWGIGMSARDENAERPGAWRGANLLGFALMEARHRLATG; encoded by the coding sequence ATGTCCCACGGCACCCACCCCACGGACGCCCGATCCGTGAGCGAACTCCTTCTGGCACGGGAACGCGCCAAGTTCCTGCTCTTCTGGGGCCACCGACCCCCGGTGTCCGGCGGCGTGTCGGCCTCCTGCCTCTCCCAGTGGTGGTCGGCCGAGTTCACCGTGGACGGGGTCACCTACGCCACGGCGGAGCACTACATGATGGCCGGCAAGGCCCGCCTGTTCGGCGACGACGCGGCCGCCGAGCTGATCGTCGCGGCGGGCCACCCCCGTGACGCCAAGGTGCTCGGCCGCCAGGTGCGCGACTTCGACCAGGAGGTCTGGGAGGCCGCCCGGTTCGAGATCGTGGTGCGCGCAAACGTCGCCAAGTTCGGACAGAATCCGCGGCTACGCGACTTCCTGCTCGGCACCGGGCGACGGGTCCTGGTCGAGGCCAGCCCGCGCGACAAGGTGTGGGGGATCGGCATGAGCGCGCGCGACGAGAACGCGGAGAGACCCGGGGCCTGGCGGGGGGCCAACCTGCTCGGCTTCGCCCTCATGGAGGCCCGCCACCGCCTCGCCACCGGCTGA
- a CDS encoding SDR family NAD(P)-dependent oxidoreductase → MSEHTKVALVTGANRGIGFQTARLLGLEGMTVLVGTRDAQRGAEAERALREEGVDARVLAIDITDATSVKAAAARVEEEFGRLDALVNNAGIALGWGGMGRSDTDQFREVLDVNVVSVVRVTDAFLPLLRRSEAARVVNVSSELGSIASLTHPEDPFKDVEMDAAYPASKAALNMVTALYAKALAGTPAKVNAANPGYCATDMNGHSGPRSAEQGARVSLHLATLPEDGPSGVLWGHLALAQDPDTYGVLDW, encoded by the coding sequence ATGAGCGAACACACGAAGGTCGCCCTCGTCACTGGGGCGAACAGGGGAATCGGATTCCAGACCGCGCGGCTGCTGGGTCTGGAGGGCATGACGGTACTGGTGGGCACCCGGGACGCCCAGCGCGGGGCGGAGGCCGAACGCGCGCTGCGGGAGGAGGGTGTCGACGCGCGCGTTCTGGCGATCGACATCACCGACGCCACGAGCGTCAAGGCGGCGGCCGCCCGGGTGGAGGAGGAGTTCGGGCGACTCGACGCCCTGGTCAACAACGCCGGGATCGCGCTGGGCTGGGGCGGGATGGGACGGTCGGACACCGACCAGTTCCGCGAGGTGCTGGACGTGAACGTGGTGTCGGTGGTGCGGGTGACCGACGCCTTCCTCCCCCTGCTCCGCCGGTCCGAGGCCGCCCGGGTGGTCAACGTGTCGAGCGAACTCGGCTCGATCGCGTCGCTGACCCACCCCGAGGACCCCTTCAAGGACGTCGAGATGGACGCCGCCTATCCCGCGTCGAAGGCCGCGCTGAACATGGTGACCGCCCTGTACGCCAAGGCGCTCGCCGGGACGCCGGCCAAGGTCAACGCGGCCAACCCCGGGTACTGCGCCACGGACATGAACGGGCACTCCGGCCCCCGCTCGGCCGAGCAGGGCGCCCGCGTGAGCCTGCACCTGGCCACGCTGCCGGAGGACGGCCCGTCCGGTGTGCTGTGGGGCCACCTGGCCCTGGCACAGGACCCGGACACGTACGGGGTCCTGGACTGGTAG
- a CDS encoding HAMP domain-containing sensor histidine kinase has translation MIRRLLILLLPVAFVLVAAVAVPIGTVIAHQRTQDVYVDRLADASRFASLARTALEAGREDTLAQELERYRELYDTPVAVVSPAEELVVGSEPPGHLREIVESAGEVSAVRLALAGERPGAPATVWPWTTEALVVAEPIGRDSEVEGAIVVAVSPEGLGASVLRSWGWLALISLAPLVLLAAAAMPLSRWVLRPIGRLDAATTAVTSGDLEVRVDAERGPPELRRLTESFNTMVAVVRGALERQRSFVSEASHQLRNPLASLRLSVENLAPHLTTDEAREAHAVAVDETMVMHRMLNSLLAATRLESITGTDAVEVAAVIDTRVSRWRALGDARGFTVATDVPAGVWAQAPAGGLGSILDELFSNAIRLSRGSRVEIRLRPEGADDVRLLVLDDGEGLPTEEREAALARFWRSSRHQNTEGTGLGLAIVADLVRQAGGRLALEEGLRSGDRRGFGVVITLPRAEARDGADDTDDADGDAAEHAHGEARPGDGDEDGPGGVDRPRR, from the coding sequence GTGATCCGGCGACTGCTCATCCTCCTGCTGCCCGTGGCGTTCGTGCTGGTGGCGGCGGTCGCCGTGCCGATCGGTACGGTCATCGCGCACCAGCGCACCCAGGACGTGTACGTCGACCGCCTGGCGGACGCGAGCCGCTTCGCCTCGCTGGCGCGCACCGCCCTGGAGGCCGGCCGCGAGGACACCCTCGCCCAGGAGCTCGAGCGCTACCGGGAGCTCTACGACACCCCGGTGGCGGTGGTCTCGCCCGCCGAGGAACTCGTGGTGGGCTCCGAACCGCCCGGGCATCTGCGGGAGATCGTGGAGTCGGCCGGGGAGGTCAGCGCCGTGCGGCTGGCGCTGGCCGGGGAGCGGCCCGGGGCGCCGGCCACGGTGTGGCCGTGGACGACCGAGGCCCTCGTGGTCGCCGAGCCGATCGGACGGGACAGCGAGGTCGAGGGCGCGATCGTCGTGGCCGTCTCCCCGGAGGGCCTGGGCGCGTCCGTCCTGCGTTCCTGGGGGTGGCTCGCGCTCATCAGCCTGGCGCCGCTCGTGCTGCTGGCGGCGGCCGCCATGCCGCTGTCGCGATGGGTGCTGCGCCCCATCGGCCGCCTGGACGCGGCGACCACCGCCGTGACCTCGGGCGACCTGGAGGTGCGCGTGGACGCCGAGCGCGGCCCGCCCGAGCTGCGGCGGCTCACGGAGTCGTTCAACACGATGGTCGCGGTCGTGCGCGGCGCCCTCGAACGCCAGCGGTCGTTCGTGTCCGAGGCCTCCCACCAGCTGCGCAACCCCCTGGCGAGCCTGCGGCTGTCCGTGGAGAACCTCGCGCCGCACCTGACGACGGACGAGGCCAGGGAAGCGCACGCCGTCGCCGTCGACGAGACCATGGTGATGCACCGGATGCTCAACTCGCTCCTGGCGGCCACGCGCCTGGAGAGCATCACCGGCACGGACGCTGTGGAGGTCGCCGCCGTGATCGACACCCGTGTGTCGCGCTGGCGCGCCCTGGGAGACGCACGCGGCTTCACGGTGGCGACCGACGTTCCCGCCGGGGTGTGGGCGCAGGCCCCCGCGGGCGGTCTGGGCAGCATCCTGGACGAACTGTTCAGCAACGCCATCCGGCTGTCGCGCGGCTCCCGCGTCGAGATCCGGTTGCGGCCGGAGGGTGCGGACGACGTCAGGCTCCTGGTCCTCGACGACGGCGAGGGGCTGCCGACGGAGGAGAGGGAAGCCGCGCTCGCCCGGTTCTGGCGGTCTTCGCGGCACCAGAACACCGAGGGCACCGGTCTGGGGCTGGCGATCGTCGCCGACCTGGTCCGCCAGGCGGGCGGCCGGCTGGCACTGGAGGAGGGGCTGCGGTCCGGGGACCGGCGGGGGTTCGGCGTGGTGATCACCCTGCCTCGGGCCGAGGCACGCGACGGCGCCGACGACACGGATGACGCGGACGGCGACGCGGCCGAGCACGCTCACGGGGAGGCCCGGCCAGGGGACGGCGACGAGGACGGTCCGGGCGGGGTCGACCGGCCGCGGCGGTGA
- a CDS encoding MarR family winged helix-turn-helix transcriptional regulator produces the protein MADTRWLSDSEQEAWRTFMAAVRLMESALDRQLRRDSGLPHAYFHALVVLSEAPNREMTMTALAESLLSSPSRLSHAVSRMEADGLIRRYKRPGDRRTTVAALTESGLATLREAAPGHVDEVRRVVFDPLTDEQVDRLREISAAMLDALGAESPTPWSA, from the coding sequence ATGGCCGACACGAGGTGGCTCAGCGACAGCGAGCAGGAGGCCTGGCGCACCTTCATGGCCGCCGTCCGTCTGATGGAGAGCGCGCTGGACCGCCAGCTCAGGCGGGATTCAGGGCTGCCGCACGCCTACTTCCACGCGCTCGTGGTGCTGTCGGAGGCGCCGAACCGCGAGATGACGATGACGGCGCTGGCGGAGAGCCTGCTGTCGTCGCCGAGTCGGCTCTCGCACGCGGTCTCCCGGATGGAGGCCGACGGGCTGATCCGCCGGTACAAGCGCCCGGGTGACCGGAGGACCACCGTCGCCGCGCTGACCGAGTCCGGCCTGGCGACTCTGCGCGAGGCGGCGCCCGGTCACGTGGACGAGGTGCGGCGGGTGGTGTTCGACCCGCTCACCGACGAGCAGGTCGACCGACTGCGGGAGATCTCGGCGGCCATGCTCGACGCGCTGGGTGCGGAGTCCCCCACGCCCTGGAGCGCCTGA
- a CDS encoding SDR family NAD(P)-dependent oxidoreductase, with protein MNELESRTALVTGGSRGIGAAVALRLAEAGANVAITYISDEAAATEVVQKIRATGRRAVALRADNGDAVQAAGAVDRVVAALGGLDILVNNAASVPFVPSDEVTQLDRVLAVNVKVPFRTTQAALRHMGEGASVVTIGSNVTEYVPFPGLTLYAMSRSALLGMTRGLAREVGPRGITVTLLSPGPIDTDANPADGPNPDGIRSLVPLGRFGRAEEIADTVVHLVGPGGRFVTGTEIHVDGGINA; from the coding sequence ATGAACGAACTGGAGAGCAGGACGGCACTGGTCACCGGCGGCAGCCGAGGGATCGGCGCGGCGGTCGCGCTGCGGCTCGCCGAAGCCGGGGCCAACGTCGCCATCACCTACATCAGCGACGAGGCCGCCGCGACCGAGGTCGTGCAGAAGATCAGGGCGACCGGGCGGCGGGCCGTCGCCCTGCGGGCCGACAACGGGGACGCCGTCCAGGCGGCCGGTGCCGTCGACCGTGTGGTGGCGGCCCTCGGCGGCCTGGACATCCTGGTCAACAACGCCGCTTCCGTCCCCTTCGTGCCCTCCGACGAGGTCACCCAACTCGACCGGGTCCTGGCGGTGAACGTCAAGGTCCCCTTCCGGACCACCCAGGCGGCACTGCGCCACATGGGCGAGGGCGCCAGCGTGGTCACCATCGGCAGCAATGTCACCGAGTATGTCCCCTTCCCGGGGCTCACCCTGTACGCGATGAGCAGGTCGGCGCTCCTGGGTATGACCCGCGGTCTGGCCCGCGAAGTGGGACCGCGGGGAATCACCGTCACCCTCCTCAGCCCGGGGCCGATCGACACCGACGCCAACCCGGCCGACGGCCCGAACCCCGACGGCATCCGTTCCCTGGTCCCGCTCGGCCGTTTCGGGCGCGCCGAGGAGATCGCCGACACCGTGGTCCACCTGGTCGGCCCGGGCGGCCGGTTCGTGACCGGCACGGAGATCCACGTCGACGGCGGTATCAACGCCTGA
- a CDS encoding TAXI family TRAP transporter solute-binding subunit: MRVSGPGRRAVLLGATAVALGGSVAGCGRGGVRGLPELVVATGPPGAVYRQIGGEIAAILDERLPDTDVRAVQTGASHANLALLASGEAHLGLAALDSILDSGDGGALMAIGRLYDAFVHLVVLVGSPVWRASDLEGLRVSVGATDSGTEFTVAQIVAETGLDFEAVRLNQSESAAALADGEIDAMFSLTGLPTPAIADLAEERAVRLIDLSDTADALADAHPDSYLPANLPATTYEDVPSTPTAAIPNLLLCREDLSYDAAYTVTDTVFTSAARLADGSPVAAQINVRTGISTGVVPLHPGAADWYRENKPT, from the coding sequence ATGCGAGTGAGTGGACCCGGTCGGCGCGCCGTCCTCCTGGGCGCGACGGCCGTCGCGCTCGGCGGATCCGTGGCCGGCTGCGGCCGGGGCGGCGTGCGCGGCCTGCCCGAACTGGTGGTGGCGACGGGGCCGCCGGGCGCCGTCTACCGGCAGATCGGCGGGGAGATCGCCGCGATCCTGGACGAACGGCTCCCGGACACCGACGTGCGTGCCGTGCAGACGGGCGCCTCGCACGCGAACCTGGCCCTGCTGGCCTCCGGTGAGGCCCACCTGGGTCTGGCCGCGCTCGACTCGATACTCGACTCCGGCGACGGCGGCGCCCTCATGGCGATCGGCCGCCTCTACGACGCCTTCGTGCACCTGGTCGTGCTGGTCGGCTCTCCCGTGTGGCGGGCGTCCGACCTGGAGGGCCTGCGCGTGTCGGTCGGCGCGACCGACTCGGGGACGGAGTTCACCGTGGCCCAGATCGTCGCGGAGACCGGCCTGGACTTCGAGGCGGTCCGCCTCAACCAGTCCGAGTCGGCCGCGGCCCTGGCCGACGGGGAGATCGACGCGATGTTCTCACTGACGGGACTGCCGACTCCGGCGATCGCCGACCTCGCGGAGGAGCGCGCGGTGCGGCTCATCGACCTGTCGGACACGGCCGACGCCCTGGCCGACGCGCACCCCGACTCGTACCTGCCGGCGAACCTTCCGGCCACCACGTACGAGGACGTGCCGTCCACGCCGACGGCGGCCATCCCGAACCTGCTGCTGTGCCGGGAGGACCTGTCCTACGACGCCGCGTACACGGTGACCGACACCGTGTTCACCAGCGCCGCGCGACTGGCCGACGGGAGCCCCGTGGCGGCGCAGATCAACGTGCGGACCGGGATCTCCACGGGGGTCGTTCCACTGCACCCGGGCGCGGCCGACTGGTACCGGGAGAACAAGCCGACCTGA